A single region of the Mycoplasma mycoides subsp. mycoides SC str. PG1 genome encodes:
- a CDS encoding ribose-phosphate diphosphokinase, whose amino-acid sequence MDNKDIYVFGLSASQQLAKEVCHFLGVEQKVVKTTRFADGEILVESIDSVRGKEIYVIQSTSMPVNENLMELLIAIDAFKRGSAEKINVVIPYYGYARQDRKAKGRQPITAKLVADLLTKAGADRVIVFDIHSTQTMGFFDIPMDNFHTSQSLANEIVDTIIKEKFDPEKCILVSPDYGGLNRVHKVDSYTANMTNGIAVIGKRRPEPNKAEVEFVLGDIEGRTCFIIDDMIDTGGTIISGAKALKANGAKDVYIFACHGLFNGPAKERMTQAIKEGIVKNVVVTNTVEIPQERQFEGLKIVSVVPLLANMIKESQEHHSLTEVYNKNEDEIQLKIQDFMNHKN is encoded by the coding sequence ATGGATAATAAAGATATTTATGTTTTTGGTCTTTCAGCAAGTCAACAATTAGCAAAAGAAGTATGTCATTTCTTAGGTGTTGAACAAAAAGTTGTAAAAACTACTAGATTTGCTGATGGTGAAATTTTAGTTGAATCAATTGATTCAGTAAGAGGAAAAGAAATCTATGTTATTCAATCAACATCAATGCCAGTTAATGAAAATTTAATGGAACTATTAATTGCTATTGACGCTTTTAAAAGAGGTAGTGCAGAAAAAATTAATGTAGTTATTCCTTATTATGGATATGCAAGACAAGACAGAAAAGCAAAAGGTAGACAACCAATTACAGCTAAATTAGTTGCAGACTTACTAACAAAAGCAGGAGCTGATCGTGTAATTGTTTTTGATATTCATTCAACTCAGACAATGGGATTTTTTGATATACCAATGGATAATTTCCACACTTCACAAAGTTTAGCAAATGAAATAGTTGACACTATTATTAAAGAAAAATTTGATCCTGAAAAATGTATTTTAGTATCACCAGATTATGGAGGATTAAATAGAGTTCATAAAGTTGATTCATATACAGCAAATATGACTAATGGTATTGCTGTTATTGGAAAAAGAAGACCTGAGCCAAACAAAGCTGAAGTTGAATTTGTTTTAGGAGATATTGAAGGAAGAACTTGTTTTATAATTGATGATATGATCGATACTGGTGGAACTATTATTAGTGGAGCTAAAGCGTTAAAAGCAAACGGAGCAAAAGATGTTTATATTTTTGCTTGTCACGGCTTATTTAATGGTCCTGCTAAAGAAAGAATGACTCAAGCTATAAAAGAAGGTATTGTAAAAAATGTTGTTGTAACTAATACTGTTGAAATTCCACAAGAAAGACAATTTGAGGGACTAAAAATTGTTTCAGTTGTCCCATTATTAGCAAATATGATTAAAGAATCACAAGAACATCATTCTTTAACAGAAGTTTATAATAAAAACGAAGATGAAATCCAATTAAAAATTCAAGATTTCATGAATCATAAAAATTAA
- the pth gene encoding aminoacyl-tRNA hydrolase yields MKVIIGLGNIGKEYEKTRHNAGFIAIDLLLEKYNYSSVKQEFNSLIYTTIINNQKVLLVKPLTFMNNSGLAVRQIINFYKINLNDLIIIHDDKDLNISRIQFKKDGSSAGHNGIKSIINNLQTQNFYRLRIGVNQVPKEWKIVDWVLSKFSDEELNLLKQSFIDKIEFINDFTNNKTFIYLMNKYN; encoded by the coding sequence ATGAAAGTAATAATTGGATTAGGAAATATTGGAAAAGAGTATGAAAAAACTAGACATAATGCTGGTTTTATAGCTATTGATCTTTTATTAGAAAAATATAATTATAGTTCAGTTAAACAAGAATTTAATTCATTAATTTATACAACTATAATTAATAATCAAAAAGTTTTATTAGTTAAGCCTTTAACTTTTATGAATAATTCAGGCTTAGCAGTAAGACAAATTATTAACTTTTATAAAATAAATTTAAATGATTTAATAATTATTCATGATGATAAAGATCTAAATATATCTAGAATCCAATTTAAAAAAGATGGATCTTCAGCAGGACATAATGGAATAAAATCAATCATTAACAATTTACAAACTCAAAATTTTTATAGATTAAGAATTGGGGTTAATCAAGTTCCAAAAGAATGAAAAATAGTTGATTGAGTGTTATCTAAATTTAGTGATGAAGAACTTAATTTATTAAAACAATCATTTATTGATAAAATAGAATTTATCAATGATTTTACTAATAATAAAACATTTATATACTTAATGAATAAATATAATTAA
- the rplI gene encoding 50S ribosomal protein L9, producing MKVIFLKDVPNQGKKNEIKEVSDGYARNYLLPNQLVKIATNNSIQTLKDHLKADQEEKELAKAQTKQIKKTLEELTLHFKLQTNDDKVFGSISSQDIVNQLKDVHRIEIDKKKFIHFKNINKIGINYVKVKLDFGIEALIKIDVKEVQKWNKN from the coding sequence ATGAAAGTTATATTTTTAAAAGATGTACCTAACCAAGGTAAAAAAAATGAAATTAAAGAAGTTAGTGACGGATATGCAAGAAACTACTTATTACCAAATCAGTTAGTTAAAATTGCAACTAATAATAGTATTCAGACTTTAAAAGATCATTTAAAAGCTGATCAAGAAGAAAAAGAACTAGCAAAAGCACAAACTAAACAAATTAAAAAAACTCTTGAAGAACTAACTTTACATTTTAAATTACAAACTAATGATGATAAAGTATTTGGAAGTATTTCAAGTCAAGATATTGTAAATCAATTAAAAGATGTTCATAGAATTGAAATAGATAAAAAGAAATTTATTCATTTTAAAAATATTAATAAAATTGGAATTAATTATGTAAAAGTAAAACTAGATTTTGGTATTGAAGCTCTTATCAAAATTGATGTTAAGGAAGTTCAAAAATGAAACAAGAATTAA
- the dnaB gene encoding replicative DNA helicase: protein MKQELTVAELLYAERFVLGVAMSFSNALADIVSVLKVDDFSIPANKYIYQAIIDLNNKNKSISPISVINRLEAINKLEQVGGDVVVYEIAAENYTDQGLEEYIDIIHKAGVIRKLDIVIKELEIKRNNSNTDVDELLKVAQTKLLDIDLSIKRFEIEPIGEVANRVVEKIKELEMKAEIISGVPTGYNYLDLVTSGWQESDFIILAARPSVGKTAFSLNLAFNAAMQKYPVAFFSLEMPAEQLTQRLFTRLTSVDSTNLRTGKGLSKQNWEKIQIAKEKLEEIPIYIDASPGISTQEIRSKLYKMKRDHNIKLCVIDYLQLIVGSQNKDRQNEVSEISRQLKQIARETSIPIICLSQLSRRAETREDKRPMLSDLRDSGAIEQDADIVTFLYRDDYYKKDLTDLDKEKTELILAKHRNGATGTVLLRFIKDFGVFRDW from the coding sequence ATGAAACAAGAATTAACAGTTGCTGAATTATTATATGCTGAACGTTTTGTTTTAGGTGTAGCTATGAGTTTTTCTAATGCTTTAGCTGACATTGTTTCAGTTTTAAAAGTTGATGATTTTTCAATTCCTGCAAATAAATATATTTATCAAGCAATTATTGATTTAAATAATAAAAATAAATCCATATCTCCAATTTCAGTAATTAATAGATTAGAAGCAATTAATAAATTAGAACAAGTTGGTGGAGATGTTGTAGTTTATGAAATAGCTGCTGAAAACTACACAGATCAAGGATTAGAAGAATATATTGATATTATTCATAAAGCTGGAGTTATTAGAAAACTAGATATTGTTATTAAAGAATTAGAAATTAAAAGAAATAATTCAAATACTGATGTTGATGAATTATTAAAAGTTGCTCAAACTAAGCTTTTAGATATTGATCTTTCTATTAAAAGATTTGAAATAGAACCAATTGGTGAAGTTGCAAATAGAGTTGTTGAAAAAATTAAAGAACTTGAAATGAAAGCAGAAATTATTTCAGGAGTTCCAACTGGATATAATTACTTAGATTTAGTTACTTCAGGTTGACAAGAATCTGATTTTATTATTTTAGCAGCTCGTCCAAGTGTTGGAAAAACCGCCTTTTCTTTAAATTTAGCTTTTAATGCTGCTATGCAAAAATATCCTGTGGCTTTTTTTTCACTAGAAATGCCCGCTGAACAACTAACTCAACGTTTATTTACTAGACTTACAAGTGTTGATTCAACTAATCTAAGAACTGGAAAAGGTTTAAGCAAACAAAACTGAGAAAAAATTCAAATTGCAAAAGAAAAATTAGAAGAAATTCCAATTTATATTGATGCTAGTCCTGGCATTTCAACTCAAGAAATTAGATCTAAACTTTATAAAATGAAAAGAGATCATAATATTAAATTATGTGTTATAGATTATTTACAATTAATAGTTGGATCGCAAAATAAAGACAGACAAAATGAAGTTAGTGAAATTTCAAGACAACTAAAACAAATTGCAAGAGAAACTTCTATTCCAATTATTTGTTTATCACAATTAAGTAGACGAGCTGAAACTAGAGAAGATAAACGTCCTATGTTATCTGATTTAAGAGATTCAGGAGCTATTGAACAAGATGCTGATATTGTTACATTTTTATATCGTGATGATTATTATAAAAAAGATTTAACTGATTTAGATAAAGAAAAAACTGAACTAATTTTAGCAAAGCATAGAAATGGTGCTACTGGAACTGTCTTACTAAGATTTATTAAAGATTTTGGTGTATTTAGAGACTGATAA
- a CDS encoding ECF transporter S component — protein sequence MDKFRHLLLDGHNLAITSLCITLSAILIYSIFRLARARFKNYGSGFYISNKVKFSTRKITYLAMMVGVSVATTTVISLTLPITVLPPIRVAFEGVMIKITGMIFGPFVGLVVGLVTELLTLMFVPSYIHVAYLVVAFSFGFWSGMTSYAFKLKKNWPTLVFVTVFLLIAAGIMFWLIQGMKQINPETSLFGIKIPADIYPFLFLIMISITLIFIYGLVLVLHIKKRDKWLNVVLPIILLCVISEILVTVLVAAWGDYQMFGLRNSSGSENPFITMVVVRIIQIPIKIFFNTAILTTVYIVLRSLIKVK from the coding sequence ATGGATAAATTTAGACATTTATTACTAGATGGTCATAATTTAGCAATCACTTCATTATGTATAACTTTATCTGCTATTCTTATTTATTCAATTTTTAGATTAGCTAGAGCTCGTTTTAAAAATTATGGCAGTGGTTTTTACATTAGTAACAAAGTTAAATTTAGTACAAGAAAAATTACATATCTAGCTATGATGGTTGGTGTATCAGTTGCTACAACAACTGTTATTTCTCTAACATTACCAATTACAGTTCTACCACCAATTAGAGTTGCATTTGAAGGGGTTATGATCAAAATTACAGGAATGATTTTTGGTCCTTTTGTTGGTCTAGTTGTTGGTCTAGTTACTGAGTTACTGACACTAATGTTTGTTCCATCATATATTCATGTAGCCTATTTAGTTGTTGCTTTTTCATTTGGATTTTGATCTGGAATGACTTCATATGCTTTTAAATTAAAAAAGAATTGACCAACTTTAGTATTTGTTACTGTATTTTTATTAATAGCTGCTGGTATTATGTTTTGATTAATACAAGGAATGAAACAAATTAATCCAGAAACTTCATTATTTGGAATTAAAATTCCTGCTGATATTTACCCATTCTTATTTTTAATAATGATTTCAATTACATTAATTTTTATTTATGGTCTTGTTTTAGTATTACATATTAAAAAAAGAGATAAATGATTAAATGTAGTTTTACCTATTATTTTGTTGTGTGTGATTAGTGAAATACTAGTTACTGTTTTAGTTGCGGCTTGAGGAGATTATCAAATGTTTGGTTTAAGAAACTCTTCAGGATCAGAAAATCCATTTATTACAATGGTTGTTGTAAGAATTATTCAAATACCAATTAAGATCTTTTTTAATACTGCTATTTTAACTACTGTTTATATTGTTTTAAGATCTCTAATTAAAGTTAAATAG
- the cysS gene encoding cysteine--tRNA ligase has translation MQLYNSLSKTKKTLNKKTINLYCCGPTVYNYIHIGNARPILLVDVLIRYLKSRSIKVNYLQNITDIDDKIILKALENNLNELEVSQKYTSAYLEDLKSLNINQPDKIILISQKMNEMIDFIKNLVDINAAYVLDGDVYFDIKKYENEYCKLSGYKLDELISGKRVEIDSKKHYSLDFSLWKKTDIGIKWDSVFGLGRPGWHTECVLLIDEYFNHQTIDIHVGGIDLKFPHHENERIQFIAKNNKELAHIWLHNGHLQINDEKMSKSLGNVILVRDFIKKHNKNTLRWIFLTTNYTQPLNISDDLIYQANKFFEKLTNLSKKTIQFIIKKDLKIKSINSSEYINKFNEYMEDDLNTSLVLSLIDLLIKQINKNIVDKNLDNFNLLIGSLNYILDVLGFDNVFNYKFDNKTKELFLKWQELVKNKEFNKADLIRNKLIEQGIL, from the coding sequence ATGCAACTATATAATTCATTATCTAAAACAAAAAAAACTTTAAATAAAAAAACTATTAATCTATATTGTTGTGGACCTACTGTTTATAATTACATTCACATAGGTAATGCTCGTCCTATTTTATTAGTTGATGTTTTAATTAGATATTTAAAAAGTAGAAGTATCAAAGTTAATTATTTACAAAATATTACAGATATTGATGACAAAATTATTTTAAAAGCTTTAGAGAATAATTTAAATGAATTAGAAGTTTCTCAAAAATACACCAGTGCATATTTAGAAGATTTGAAATCTTTAAATATTAATCAACCAGATAAGATAATTTTGATTAGTCAAAAAATGAATGAAATGATTGATTTTATTAAAAATTTAGTTGATATTAATGCTGCTTATGTTTTAGATGGTGATGTTTATTTTGATATTAAAAAATATGAAAATGAGTATTGTAAGTTATCTGGATATAAACTAGATGAATTAATTAGTGGTAAAAGAGTTGAAATTGATTCTAAAAAACACTATAGTTTAGATTTTAGTTTATGAAAAAAAACTGATATAGGAATTAAATGAGACTCAGTTTTTGGTTTAGGTAGACCTGGGTGACATACTGAATGTGTATTATTAATTGATGAGTATTTTAATCATCAAACTATAGATATTCATGTTGGAGGAATTGATTTAAAATTTCCTCATCATGAAAATGAAAGAATTCAATTTATTGCAAAAAATAATAAAGAGCTTGCACATATTTGATTACATAATGGACATTTACAAATTAATGATGAAAAAATGTCTAAATCACTAGGTAATGTAATTTTAGTAAGAGATTTTATTAAAAAACATAATAAAAACACATTACGTTGAATTTTTTTAACAACTAATTATACTCAACCTTTAAATATAAGTGATGATCTAATTTATCAAGCTAATAAGTTTTTTGAAAAACTAACTAATTTAAGTAAAAAAACTATTCAGTTTATTATTAAAAAAGATTTAAAAATCAAATCTATTAACTCATCTGAATATATAAATAAATTTAATGAATATATGGAAGATGATTTAAATACTTCTTTAGTTTTATCTTTAATTGATTTACTAATTAAACAAATTAATAAAAATATTGTTGATAAGAATTTAGATAATTTTAATTTATTAATAGGATCATTAAACTACATTCTAGATGTTTTAGGTTTTGATAATGTATTTAATTATAAGTTTGATAATAAAACTAAAGAATTGTTTTTAAAATGACAAGAATTAGTTAAAAATAAAGAATTCAACAAAGCTGATCTTATTAGAAACAAGTTAATAGAACAAGGAATTTTATAA
- the rlmB gene encoding 23S rRNA (guanosine(2251)-2'-O)-methyltransferase RlmB, producing MNSNLIYGKHVVFELLKKHQNMVKEIWVKDLKILNEFDLKKTKIKVNVVSENKLDQLLETQTQHQGIIAQIKDFNYTPFNELISDLNKKEKSLVLILDQIHDSYNFGAIIRSCSLLNVDGIIILDKKQVQVNSTVLKTSSGSAFDIKICKTNNLNNAIKILKNNNFWIYATNLNQNSTDMTKIDFANKTAVIIGNEQKGVSELLTKNSDFNIYVPSNKNIDSFNASVACSIICFWIANYLNKLS from the coding sequence ATGAATTCTAATTTAATCTATGGTAAACATGTTGTTTTTGAGTTGTTAAAAAAACATCAAAATATGGTTAAAGAAATTTGAGTTAAAGATTTAAAAATTTTAAATGAATTTGATCTAAAAAAGACAAAAATAAAAGTTAATGTAGTTTCTGAAAATAAATTAGATCAATTATTAGAAACTCAAACTCAACATCAAGGAATTATTGCACAAATTAAAGATTTTAACTATACTCCATTTAATGAATTAATTAGTGATTTAAATAAAAAAGAAAAATCATTAGTTTTAATATTAGATCAAATTCATGATTCATATAATTTTGGAGCAATTATTAGAAGTTGTAGTTTATTAAATGTTGATGGAATTATTATTTTAGATAAAAAACAAGTACAAGTTAACTCAACAGTTCTAAAAACAAGTAGTGGCTCAGCTTTTGATATTAAAATTTGTAAAACTAATAATTTAAATAATGCTATTAAAATTCTAAAAAACAATAACTTTTGAATTTATGCAACTAATTTAAATCAAAATTCAACAGATATGACAAAAATTGACTTTGCAAATAAAACTGCTGTAATTATTGGAAATGAACAAAAAGGTGTAAGCGAACTATTAACAAAAAATAGTGATTTTAATATTTATGTTCCATCTAATAAAAATATTGACTCTTTTAATGCAAGTGTTGCTTGTTCAATTATTTGTTTTTGAATAGCAAATTATTTGAACAAATTGTCATAG
- the rpmG gene encoding 50S ribosomal protein L33: MKSSTNKKATLVCVECLSRNYSVNKSGLTQKQRLEIKKFCTTCNAHTLHKETR; encoded by the coding sequence ATGAAAAGTTCAACAAATAAAAAAGCAACATTAGTTTGTGTTGAGTGTTTAAGTAGAAATTATTCTGTTAATAAGAGTGGTTTAACTCAAAAACAGAGACTAGAAATAAAAAAGTTTTGCACTACTTGTAATGCACATACTCTACATAAGGAAACAAGATAA
- the secE gene encoding preprotein translocase subunit SecE, whose protein sequence is MEKEINIDQVEQVEHIKPKNTQKISKTTKKKLKVKKEKEPKNFRTWFKELPVRMSKEFFKIRWTSSGSLGKKFLIVIIFMSIFALLFFGVDVVIQYLFRLIKAI, encoded by the coding sequence ATGGAAAAAGAAATTAATATCGATCAAGTTGAACAAGTTGAACATATAAAACCTAAAAACACTCAAAAAATTTCAAAAACCACTAAAAAGAAACTAAAAGTTAAAAAAGAAAAAGAACCAAAAAATTTTAGAACTTGATTTAAAGAACTACCAGTTAGAATGTCTAAAGAATTTTTTAAAATTAGATGAACTAGCTCAGGAAGTTTAGGTAAAAAGTTTTTAATAGTAATTATTTTTATGAGCATTTTTGCTTTGCTATTTTTTGGTGTAGATGTTGTGATTCAATACTTATTTAGATTAATCAAAGCAATTTAG
- the nusG gene encoding transcription termination/antitermination protein NusG, which produces MTYEEIKQLEDEILEAKGQWFVISCQTGHEEKVLGDLQQKIKSASIEDEVFSIKISKANLVSKSEKSSIKNKFPGYIFINMIMSEKAWFLIRNTPGVTGFIGSSGRGAKPSPLTTEETLNILVPNLEEIEQAHKQEQQEENLKNEAVNKKELFTANFKVGDVVRVKSGIHENEEGTVKDMDFSKGVAFVAIEMFGRWTTLEVSFKNVEPIKEY; this is translated from the coding sequence ATGACTTATGAAGAAATTAAACAATTAGAAGATGAAATATTAGAAGCTAAAGGACAATGATTTGTTATTTCTTGTCAAACTGGGCATGAAGAAAAAGTTTTAGGTGATCTACAACAAAAAATTAAATCAGCTAGTATTGAAGATGAAGTTTTTTCAATTAAAATTTCAAAAGCTAATTTAGTAAGTAAATCAGAAAAATCTTCAATTAAAAATAAATTTCCAGGATATATTTTTATTAATATGATCATGAGTGAGAAAGCTTGATTTTTAATTAGAAATACTCCAGGAGTAACTGGATTTATTGGATCAAGTGGGCGTGGAGCTAAACCTTCTCCTTTAACAACTGAAGAAACTTTAAATATCTTAGTACCAAATCTTGAAGAAATTGAACAAGCTCATAAACAAGAACAACAAGAAGAAAATTTAAAAAATGAGGCTGTTAATAAAAAAGAATTATTTACTGCTAACTTTAAAGTTGGAGATGTTGTTAGAGTTAAATCAGGTATTCACGAAAATGAAGAAGGTACTGTTAAAGATATGGACTTTTCTAAAGGTGTAGCTTTTGTTGCTATTGAAATGTTTGGAAGATGAACAACTTTAGAAGTTTCATTTAAAAATGTTGAACCTATTAAAGAATATTAA